The genomic interval CGGCGGCTCGATGCTCGAGCGCGGAACGGACAACCCCGCGGAGGTGCGGCTGACTCGCGGTGGGAGTGCCGCCAATGTGGCCGTCGCGGCCGTGTCGCGGCATCCGGTCCGCTTCATCGGCTGCGTCGGCGACGACACGCTCGGGCGCACGCTCGTGCGCGACCTCGAGGATGCCGGCGTCGACGCACGGGTGCAGCGGACGGGTCGCACCGGCGCGATCGTCGTCCTGGTCGACGCCGTCGGGGAACGAACCATGATCACCGACCGGGGCGCAGCGGCCGAGCTCGGGCCGATCGATGCGTCGTGGCTGACGGATGCCGAGTGGGTTCACCTTCCGCTCTATGGGTTCACCTCCCCTCGCTCGCGGCAGGCGCTGCTCGAAGTGACGCGCGGCCTGGCAGAGCGCGGAGTCCCGGTCAGCCTGGATCTTTCGAGCACCGCCACGATGCGCGCACTCGGCGGGGAGGTGCTGAACGGCATCATCGCCGAGGTGGCGCCGTCCGTCGTCTTCGCGAATGCCGACGAGGCCGCTCTCGCCGTGGAGCTGAGATGCGAACCGGCCGGGTCCGTGGTCTATGTCGTGAAGCGCGGTGGCGACCCCGCCGTCGTGCGATTCGGAGGCGAGAGCCTCGAGGTGCCGGTCGATCGAGTCCCCGATGTGCTCGATTCGACCGGAGCCGGCGACGCCTTCGCCGCCGGATACCTCACCGCCGCGGTCGCGGGCGCGACGGCCTACGACAGCGCCCGCGCGGGGAGCGTGCTCGCGATGAGCGCGCTCCGTCGCGCGGGCGCCCTGTGAAGCGGGGTCGATCGATCAGGCCGACGGCAGACCCGCGACCACCCGCTCGATGTCGTCGATGAAGGCGTTGTATCCGGCGATGGTCGCCGCGACCTGCGCGTCGGTGAAGTCGGAGCGATCCTGACTGATGGTGAGCTGCGTGCCGCCGTCGACCTCCTCGAGATCGAACAGCACGGGGAGGCCGGTGTCGTCTCCCGGCTGGTCGCTCAGCGTCATCGCGAGATGCGACGGCGGGTCGACTTCGACGTACGAACCAGACCAGTCGATGCGGTTGCCGTCGGGCAGCAGCATCGCGGCACGGAAGTCGCCGCCGGGTCGCACATCCATGGTCAGGCTCTCGCGCGGCACCTCGACGGCTGCCGTGCCGAACCACACCGCGAAGTGCTCGGGCTTGGTGATCGCCTCGAACACGAGCTCGCGGGGTGCGCTCAGTGTGCGGGTGATGGTGAAGTACTCAGCCATGGTTGTTCTCCTTGTCATCGGCTGTCGTGCGGAGCTGTTGAAATGCGTTGAGGTAGTGGTCGAGTGCGCCGAGGCTGTCGCCCCAGAAGCGGGCATAGTCGCCGATCCATTCGGATGCCGCGGCGAGCGGGCGTGCGTTGAGACGGGCCGGCCGAAACTGCGCGTCACG from Microbacterium pumilum carries:
- a CDS encoding carbohydrate kinase family protein; this translates as MLVVIGDLVADLIVLGGSMLERGTDNPAEVRLTRGGSAANVAVAAVSRHPVRFIGCVGDDTLGRTLVRDLEDAGVDARVQRTGRTGAIVVLVDAVGERTMITDRGAAAELGPIDASWLTDAEWVHLPLYGFTSPRSRQALLEVTRGLAERGVPVSLDLSSTATMRALGGEVLNGIIAEVAPSVVFANADEAALAVELRCEPAGSVVYVVKRGGDPAVVRFGGESLEVPVDRVPDVLDSTGAGDAFAAGYLTAAVAGATAYDSARAGSVLAMSALRRAGAL
- a CDS encoding SRPBCC domain-containing protein — translated: MAEYFTITRTLSAPRELVFEAITKPEHFAVWFGTAAVEVPRESLTMDVRPGGDFRAAMLLPDGNRIDWSGSYVEVDPPSHLAMTLSDQPGDDTGLPVLFDLEEVDGGTQLTISQDRSDFTDAQVAATIAGYNAFIDDIERVVAGLPSA